A region of Streptomyces paludis DNA encodes the following proteins:
- a CDS encoding FecCD family ABC transporter permease yields the protein MRVDRRAVLVTAALLVAVLAAGVVLIGSGDYPMSPGDVLATLTGSGTPAQEFIVNDLRLPRALVGLLVGVALGIGGAVFQSVTRNALGSPDVIGFGQGASVGALCVIVLLHGGPAAVAGGAIVGGLATGAGVYLLAWRRGVHGYRLVLVGIGVAAVLTAVNQYLVTKANLVDATRAVLWMTGSLDGRDWAQFGPLLAVCAVLVPLILAYGRPLRLLEMGDDAAHALGVRVESTRIVLMASAVLLVAAATAAAGPIAFVALSAPQLARRLTRSPGPNLGAAAVMGALLTLVADWIATSAFGERQLPVGVVTGVLGGCYLLWLLVTERKAGRI from the coding sequence CTGCGCGTCGACCGCCGGGCCGTGCTGGTGACAGCGGCGCTGCTGGTGGCCGTACTCGCCGCCGGGGTCGTCCTGATCGGCAGCGGGGACTACCCGATGTCGCCCGGCGATGTGCTGGCCACCCTCACCGGGAGCGGCACCCCGGCACAGGAGTTCATCGTCAACGATCTGCGGCTGCCGCGAGCCCTGGTGGGGCTGCTGGTCGGGGTGGCTCTCGGGATCGGAGGCGCGGTCTTCCAGTCGGTCACCCGGAACGCGCTCGGCAGTCCGGATGTGATCGGTTTCGGCCAGGGCGCGTCCGTCGGTGCCCTCTGCGTGATCGTTCTGCTCCACGGTGGTCCGGCCGCCGTCGCGGGCGGCGCGATCGTCGGCGGTCTGGCGACCGGCGCCGGGGTCTATCTGCTGGCCTGGCGGCGCGGGGTGCACGGCTACCGGCTGGTGCTCGTCGGGATCGGGGTGGCGGCGGTGCTCACCGCCGTCAACCAGTACCTGGTCACCAAGGCGAATCTGGTCGACGCGACCCGCGCCGTGCTCTGGATGACCGGCTCGCTCGACGGGCGCGACTGGGCGCAGTTCGGGCCGCTGCTCGCCGTCTGCGCCGTACTCGTCCCGCTGATCCTGGCGTACGGACGGCCGCTGCGGCTGCTGGAGATGGGCGACGACGCGGCGCACGCGCTGGGCGTACGGGTCGAGAGCACCCGGATCGTCCTGATGGCGTCCGCCGTGCTGCTGGTCGCCGCGGCGACCGCCGCCGCGGGCCCCATCGCCTTCGTCGCGCTGAGCGCCCCCCAGCTGGCCCGCAGACTCACCCGCTCCCCGGGCCCCAACCTGGGCGCCGCCGCCGTCATGGGCGCGCTGCTGACCCTGGTCGCCGACTGGATCGCCACTTCGGCGTTCGGCGAGCGGCAACTGCCCGTCGGCGTGGTGACGGGGGTGCTGGGCGGCTGCTATCTGCTCTGGCTGCTCGTCACCGAACGGAAGGCGGGCCGGATATGA
- a CDS encoding PucR family transcriptional regulator — protein MDTEAGITVARALELPALRGGLPEVVACADRLDRTVRWVHAGEAPNIASLLKGGELLLTTGLGLGTRPAEQRAFVRGLAERGIVALVVELGPRFDRLPAAIVETARSAGLPLVQLHREVPFVSVTEEIHTEIVNGHYALVRRAEEVHRRCTEALLDGGGVPGVLRILADFAGNPVFLETAEGRLLYAAAPATGPAAADPLQIWDGLRGRRTARDTGPPAGAVLVDVAGGGHGTGAVRARLVLLAVSAPPLPVHRMAAERTAGILAVVLMQARQDEELAARGRGDFLTDLAEGRIRAEDAPAQAKVLGFAPAEGPLLPVVMGLAPEPPPAGNWAPLARTLLEELAAVGVPALLGVRPVEGRVPLLLGLRAETDRTAVADRVATALRTGAARAGLERPGAPPPVIVVGVAGGWAAASAGLRHAAETASAAQGLPDLPWYDARRLDIDLLLWRLREHPDLAAFVDRAIGPLRAHDRTSRPALLPTLEVFLAHAGRKAETARELHLNRQTLYNRLARISELLGTDLDDPQTVLALGLALRAQRHVPPG, from the coding sequence ATGGACACTGAGGCCGGAATCACGGTGGCGCGGGCGCTCGAACTGCCGGCGCTGCGCGGCGGGCTGCCCGAGGTGGTCGCCTGCGCGGACCGGCTGGACCGTACGGTCCGCTGGGTCCACGCGGGCGAGGCCCCCAACATCGCCTCGCTGCTCAAGGGCGGCGAGCTGCTGCTGACGACCGGGCTGGGCCTCGGCACCCGCCCGGCCGAACAGCGGGCCTTCGTACGCGGACTGGCCGAGCGCGGGATCGTCGCGCTGGTCGTGGAGCTGGGGCCGCGCTTCGACCGGCTGCCCGCGGCCATCGTCGAGACGGCCCGCTCCGCCGGGCTGCCGCTGGTGCAGCTGCACCGCGAGGTGCCGTTCGTCTCGGTCACCGAAGAGATCCACACGGAGATCGTGAACGGCCACTACGCGCTGGTGCGCCGGGCCGAGGAAGTCCACCGCCGCTGTACGGAAGCCCTGCTGGACGGCGGCGGGGTGCCCGGGGTGCTGCGGATCCTCGCGGATTTCGCGGGCAATCCGGTCTTCCTGGAGACGGCGGAAGGCCGGCTGCTGTACGCGGCGGCCCCCGCCACGGGACCGGCCGCCGCCGATCCGCTCCAGATCTGGGACGGCCTGCGCGGCCGGCGCACCGCACGGGACACGGGCCCGCCGGCCGGCGCCGTACTGGTGGACGTGGCGGGCGGCGGCCACGGCACGGGCGCGGTACGGGCCCGGCTGGTGCTGCTCGCCGTATCCGCGCCGCCGCTGCCGGTCCACCGGATGGCCGCGGAGCGCACGGCCGGCATCCTCGCCGTCGTGCTCATGCAGGCCCGCCAGGACGAGGAACTGGCCGCGCGCGGCCGGGGCGACTTCCTCACCGATCTCGCCGAGGGCCGCATCCGCGCCGAGGACGCGCCCGCGCAGGCGAAGGTACTGGGCTTCGCGCCCGCCGAGGGCCCCCTGCTGCCCGTCGTGATGGGCCTGGCCCCGGAACCGCCGCCCGCCGGGAACTGGGCGCCCCTGGCGCGGACACTGCTGGAGGAGCTGGCGGCCGTGGGCGTACCGGCGCTGCTGGGCGTCCGCCCGGTGGAGGGCCGGGTGCCGCTGCTGCTGGGCCTGCGCGCCGAGACCGACCGTACGGCGGTGGCCGACCGGGTCGCCACGGCGCTACGGACGGGCGCCGCCCGCGCGGGCCTGGAGCGCCCGGGCGCGCCGCCCCCGGTGATCGTCGTCGGCGTCGCGGGCGGCTGGGCGGCGGCCAGCGCGGGCCTGCGCCACGCGGCGGAGACCGCGTCGGCGGCCCAGGGCCTGCCGGACCTCCCCTGGTACGACGCCCGGCGGCTGGACATCGACCTGCTGCTGTGGCGACTGCGCGAACACCCGGACCTGGCGGCCTTCGTCGACCGCGCGATCGGCCCCCTGCGCGCCCACGACCGGACGTCCCGCCCGGCGCTGCTGCCGACCCTGGAGGTCTTCCTGGCCCACGCGGGCCGCAAGGCGGAGACGGCGCGCGAGCTGCATCTGAACCGGCAGACGCTCTACAACCGCCTGGCGAGGATCTCCGAACTGCTCGGCACGGACCTGGACGACCCGCAGACGGTACTGGCGCTGGGGTTGGCGCTTCGGGCTCAGCGCCACGTACCTCCCGGATAG
- the recN gene encoding DNA repair protein RecN — translation MVITVLEEMRIRSLGVIDDAVVELSPGFTAVTGETGAGKTMVVTSLGLLLGGRADPALVRIGAKAAVVEGRVTMAADAPAARRAEEAGAELEDGTLLISRTVSAEGRSRAHLGGRAVPMGVLAELADDLVAVHGQTDQQGLLRPARQRKALDRYAGDAVAVPLAAYATAYRRLRAVATELETLTTRARERAQEADLLRFGLAEIASVEPVAGEDTELAAEAERLGHAEALASAASVAHAALAGHPEDPEAVDATTLVSGAGRALDAVRAHDPALAGLAERMGEIAILLADVAGELSGYADDLDADPLRLAAVEERRAALTGLTRKYGADIAAVLAWAETSAARLTELEGDDERIAELAAEHETLRTELSGLAETLTGARTEAAARFARAVTAELASLAMPHARVSFDIRQTEAADEHSGVEVAGRSVVYGPHGADEVELLLAPHPGAQPRPIAKGASGGELSRVMLAVEVVFAGSDPVPTYLFDEVDAGVGGKAAVEVGRRLAKLAKSAQVVVVTHLPQVAAFADRQLLVEKTVDGAVTRSGVTVLEGEERVRELSRMLAGQEDSQTARAHAEELLATARADA, via the coding sequence ATGGTCATCACCGTGTTGGAGGAGATGCGGATACGGTCGCTCGGAGTCATCGACGACGCCGTGGTGGAGCTGTCACCCGGCTTCACTGCGGTGACCGGTGAGACCGGCGCGGGCAAGACCATGGTCGTTACCAGCCTCGGGCTGCTGCTCGGCGGACGGGCCGACCCCGCCCTGGTGCGGATCGGCGCGAAAGCGGCGGTCGTGGAGGGGCGGGTCACGATGGCCGCCGACGCGCCCGCGGCCCGGCGCGCCGAGGAGGCGGGCGCGGAGCTGGAGGACGGGACGCTGCTCATCAGCAGGACCGTCTCGGCCGAGGGGCGCTCACGCGCGCACCTCGGCGGACGCGCGGTGCCCATGGGGGTGCTGGCCGAGCTGGCGGACGACCTCGTCGCCGTGCACGGCCAGACCGACCAGCAGGGGCTGCTGCGCCCCGCCCGGCAGCGCAAGGCGCTCGACCGGTACGCGGGCGACGCCGTCGCCGTCCCCCTCGCGGCGTACGCGACGGCCTACCGGCGGCTGCGCGCCGTCGCCACCGAGCTGGAGACCCTGACCACGCGGGCGCGCGAGCGGGCGCAGGAGGCGGATCTGCTGCGCTTCGGACTGGCCGAGATCGCGTCCGTCGAGCCGGTCGCGGGGGAGGACACCGAACTCGCCGCCGAGGCCGAGCGGCTCGGCCACGCCGAGGCCCTCGCCTCCGCCGCGTCCGTCGCGCACGCCGCGCTCGCCGGCCACCCCGAGGACCCGGAGGCCGTCGACGCGACCACGCTCGTCAGCGGCGCCGGCCGCGCGCTGGACGCCGTACGGGCACACGATCCGGCGCTCGCCGGGCTCGCCGAGCGGATGGGGGAGATCGCCATCCTGCTCGCCGACGTGGCGGGCGAACTGTCCGGCTACGCGGACGACCTGGACGCCGATCCGCTGCGGCTCGCCGCGGTGGAGGAGCGCCGGGCCGCGCTCACCGGGCTCACCCGCAAGTACGGCGCGGACATCGCCGCCGTGCTGGCCTGGGCGGAGACGAGCGCCGCCCGGCTGACCGAGCTGGAGGGCGACGACGAGCGGATCGCCGAACTGGCGGCCGAACACGAGACGCTGCGTACGGAACTGTCCGGCCTCGCCGAGACGCTGACCGGCGCCCGCACCGAGGCGGCGGCGCGGTTCGCGCGGGCCGTCACGGCGGAGCTGGCGTCGCTGGCGATGCCGCACGCGCGCGTGTCCTTCGACATCCGGCAGACCGAGGCGGCGGACGAGCACTCCGGCGTCGAGGTGGCCGGCCGCTCGGTGGTGTACGGGCCGCACGGCGCCGACGAGGTCGAGCTGCTCCTCGCCCCGCACCCCGGCGCGCAGCCCCGCCCGATCGCCAAGGGGGCGTCCGGGGGCGAGCTGTCACGGGTGATGCTCGCCGTCGAGGTCGTCTTCGCCGGCTCCGACCCCGTACCGACCTATCTCTTCGACGAGGTCGACGCGGGCGTCGGCGGCAAGGCGGCGGTCGAGGTCGGCCGCCGGCTCGCGAAGCTCGCCAAGTCCGCGCAGGTGGTGGTGGTCACGCATCTGCCGCAGGTCGCGGCCTTCGCCGACCGGCAGCTCCTCGTGGAGAAGACGGTCGACGGGGCGGTGACCCGGTCCGGGGTGACGGTCCTGGAGGGCGAGGAGCGGGTCCGGGAGCTGTCCCGGATGCTGGCGGGGCAGGAGGACTCGCAGACGGCGCGGGCGCACGCGGAGGAACTGCTGGCGACGGCGCGGGCGGACGCGTAA
- a CDS encoding glycosyltransferase family 4 protein, whose protein sequence is MTQLRTVQVLGGGSAGSSAHVRSLAAGLVARGVRVTVCAPVELDRAYDFGGAGAHHVPVPRRGDPAALTALRAACAGADVVHAHGLHAAVRTALAIGGLRVPLVVTWHTRAHAEGPRARLMGLLERRAVRAADVVLGTTSELVDRARGRGARDARLAAVAVPAPPPGPADAPRNKARAELGAVERPLLMAVGSLVPDQGYDTLLDAARAWRRLDPVPLLTIAGEGRERGRLQRRIEAEELPVQLVGRRDDISELLAAADVAVLTSRWEARSVLAQEALRLGVPLVATAVGATPELVGDAAELVPYGNAPALSDAVTRLLADPDRRHRLTTQGRAQAATWPTEDETIAQVLAIYDELTETRRPR, encoded by the coding sequence GTGACTCAGCTGCGTACGGTCCAGGTGCTGGGCGGCGGCAGCGCGGGCAGCAGCGCCCATGTCCGGTCGCTGGCGGCCGGGCTGGTCGCCCGGGGGGTACGAGTGACCGTGTGCGCCCCCGTCGAACTCGACCGCGCCTACGACTTCGGCGGCGCCGGCGCGCACCATGTGCCCGTGCCCCGGCGCGGTGATCCGGCGGCCCTCACCGCGCTGCGCGCCGCGTGCGCCGGAGCGGACGTGGTGCACGCGCACGGCCTGCACGCCGCCGTACGGACCGCGCTCGCCATCGGTGGTCTGCGGGTGCCGTTGGTGGTCACCTGGCACACCCGCGCGCACGCCGAGGGCCCCCGGGCGCGGTTGATGGGGCTGCTGGAGCGACGGGCCGTCAGGGCGGCGGACGTGGTGCTCGGGACGACCTCCGAACTCGTCGACCGGGCCCGCGGCCGGGGCGCGCGGGACGCCCGGCTCGCGGCGGTCGCCGTGCCCGCACCCCCGCCGGGCCCCGCCGACGCCCCCAGGAACAAGGCCCGCGCCGAACTCGGCGCCGTGGAACGCCCGTTACTGATGGCCGTCGGCAGCCTCGTCCCCGACCAGGGATACGACACCCTGCTCGACGCGGCCCGCGCCTGGCGCCGGCTCGACCCCGTACCGCTCCTCACCATCGCGGGCGAGGGCCGGGAACGGGGCCGGCTCCAGCGCCGGATCGAGGCCGAGGAACTCCCCGTCCAGCTGGTCGGCCGGCGCGACGACATCTCCGAACTCCTCGCCGCGGCCGATGTCGCCGTACTGACCAGCCGCTGGGAGGCCCGCTCCGTCCTGGCGCAGGAGGCGCTGCGGCTCGGGGTCCCCCTGGTCGCCACGGCGGTCGGCGCGACCCCCGAACTCGTCGGCGACGCGGCCGAACTCGTCCCGTACGGCAACGCGCCCGCCCTGTCCGACGCGGTAACCCGCCTCCTCGCCGACCCGGACCGCCGCCACCGCCTGACAACCCAGGGCCGCGCACAGGCCGCGACTTGGCCGACCGAGGACGAGACGATCGCGCAAGTGCTGGCGATCTACGACGAACTGACGGAGACCCGCCGCCCACGATGA
- a CDS encoding siderophore-interacting protein: MTDAPFQFFVVEVLRTERVTPAMLRVVLGGPAVSRMASAGRDQRVKLLFPQAGQSEPVMPDTTRPDWYDAYREMDPAVRAIMRTYTVRDLRHAPDQDELVIDFALHGGDGSDGGPPAGPATRWARAAAPGDRIGIFGPVQEENAGYDFRPPEDTDWVLLTADDSALPAVAAILETLPPGMPARVWVEAHDRADRQELATKADAEITWLVPDHAPDRPSGPSAVATAEALRTAELPDGTPYAWIAGESATVKAVRRHLVSERGLDRRRVKFSGYWRRGTSEDHLMNTGEPA; the protein is encoded by the coding sequence GTGACCGACGCACCGTTCCAGTTCTTCGTCGTCGAGGTGCTCCGCACGGAGCGCGTCACCCCCGCCATGCTCCGTGTCGTCCTCGGCGGCCCCGCCGTGTCCCGGATGGCCTCGGCCGGCCGCGACCAGCGCGTCAAGCTGCTCTTCCCGCAGGCCGGTCAGAGCGAACCGGTCATGCCGGACACCACCCGCCCCGACTGGTACGACGCGTACCGCGAGATGGACCCGGCCGTCCGCGCCATCATGCGTACGTACACGGTGCGCGACCTGCGTCACGCCCCGGACCAGGACGAGCTGGTCATCGACTTCGCCCTGCACGGCGGCGACGGCAGTGACGGCGGTCCCCCGGCGGGGCCCGCCACCCGCTGGGCCCGCGCGGCGGCCCCCGGCGACCGGATCGGCATCTTCGGCCCGGTCCAGGAGGAGAACGCCGGATACGACTTCCGGCCGCCGGAGGACACGGACTGGGTCCTGCTGACCGCCGACGACTCGGCGCTCCCCGCCGTCGCCGCCATCCTCGAAACCCTCCCGCCGGGCATGCCCGCCCGGGTCTGGGTCGAGGCCCACGACCGGGCCGACCGCCAGGAACTGGCCACGAAGGCCGACGCCGAGATCACCTGGCTCGTACCGGACCACGCACCGGACCGCCCCTCCGGCCCGTCCGCCGTGGCCACCGCCGAGGCCCTCCGCACCGCCGAACTGCCGGACGGCACCCCGTACGCCTGGATCGCCGGGGAGTCCGCGACGGTCAAGGCCGTACGCCGCCATCTCGTGAGCGAGCGCGGACTCGACCGCAGGCGGGTCAAGTTCAGCGGCTACTGGCGGCGCGGCACCTCCGAGGACCACCTGATGAACACCGGAGAGCCCGCGTAG
- a CDS encoding ABC transporter ATP-binding protein, which translates to MQRLTAESVTLGYDQRIIASDLSVEIPDHSFTVIVGPNACGKSTLLRALSRMLKPSAGRVLLDGSVIHSMPAKKVARTLGLLPQSSIAPDGITVADLVARGRYPHQGLLRQWSPEDERIVGESMEATGVGELAGRYVDELSGGQRQRVWIAMALAQQTPLLLLDEPTTFLDIQHQIDVLDLCAELHETQGRTLVAVLHDLNHAARYATHLIAMRDGRIVAEGTPAEVVTADRVEEVFGLRCQVIDDPETGTPLVVPASRARRAAREETAAAAAEAEAEATADTEAEAGAQADAEAVSDRV; encoded by the coding sequence ATGCAGCGCCTCACCGCGGAATCGGTGACCCTCGGCTACGACCAGCGGATCATCGCCAGCGATCTGTCCGTGGAGATACCCGACCACTCGTTCACCGTGATCGTCGGCCCGAACGCCTGCGGCAAGTCCACCTTGCTGCGCGCGCTCTCCCGGATGCTCAAGCCGTCCGCCGGGCGGGTCCTGCTCGACGGCTCGGTCATCCACTCGATGCCGGCCAAGAAGGTCGCCCGTACGCTCGGCCTGCTGCCGCAGTCCTCCATCGCGCCCGACGGCATCACCGTCGCCGACCTGGTGGCCCGCGGCCGCTACCCGCACCAGGGACTGCTGCGCCAGTGGTCGCCCGAGGACGAACGCATTGTCGGCGAGTCGATGGAGGCGACCGGCGTCGGGGAGCTGGCCGGTCGCTATGTCGACGAACTGTCGGGCGGTCAGCGCCAGCGCGTCTGGATCGCCATGGCGCTCGCCCAGCAGACCCCGCTGCTGCTGCTGGACGAGCCCACCACCTTCCTGGACATCCAGCACCAGATCGATGTGCTCGACCTCTGCGCCGAGCTGCACGAGACCCAGGGCCGTACGCTCGTCGCCGTACTGCACGACCTCAACCACGCGGCGCGGTACGCGACCCACCTCATCGCGATGCGCGACGGGCGGATCGTCGCGGAGGGCACTCCGGCCGAGGTCGTGACGGCGGACCGGGTCGAGGAGGTGTTCGGGCTGCGCTGCCAGGTCATCGACGACCCCGAGACGGGCACGCCCCTGGTCGTACCGGCGTCGCGGGCCCGGCGGGCGGCGCGCGAGGAGACGGCGGCGGCCGCGGCCGAAGCGGAAGCCGAAGCGACAGCCGACACCGAAGCCGAGGCCGGGGCTCAGGCAGACGCCGAAGCCGTCTCCGACCGCGTCTGA
- a CDS encoding TlyA family RNA methyltransferase, with protein sequence MAGLARRRLDAELVRRNLARSREHASQLIAAGRVTVGGATATKPATQVETSAAVVVKADDGDPDYVSRGGHKLAGALAVFMPLGLAVRGRRALDAGASTGGFTDVLLRAGVRQVVAVDVGYGQLAWSLRSDERVTVKDRTNVRELTLEAIEGEPVDLVVGDLSFIPLGVVMPALVRCTAPDADLVLMVKPQFEVGKERLGSGGVVRSPELRAEAVRTVARKAGELGLGARGVTASPLPGPSGNVEYFLWLRAGAPELDPADVDRAVAEGPR encoded by the coding sequence GTGGCTGGACTGGCACGCCGCCGTCTCGATGCCGAGCTGGTACGCCGTAACCTCGCACGCTCGCGTGAGCACGCGAGCCAGCTGATCGCCGCGGGCCGGGTGACGGTCGGCGGTGCCACCGCGACCAAACCCGCCACCCAGGTGGAGACCAGCGCCGCCGTCGTCGTCAAGGCCGACGACGGCGACCCCGACTACGTCTCGCGCGGCGGGCACAAACTCGCCGGCGCGCTGGCCGTCTTCATGCCGCTCGGCCTGGCGGTACGCGGCCGGCGGGCCCTCGACGCCGGTGCCTCCACCGGCGGTTTCACCGATGTCCTGCTCCGGGCCGGGGTGCGCCAGGTCGTCGCCGTGGACGTCGGATACGGACAACTCGCCTGGTCGTTGCGGAGCGATGAACGCGTCACCGTCAAGGACCGTACGAACGTACGTGAGTTGACGTTGGAAGCGATCGAAGGGGAGCCCGTGGATCTTGTCGTAGGGGATCTGTCGTTCATTCCGCTGGGGGTGGTCATGCCGGCTCTGGTGAGATGCACCGCCCCGGACGCCGATCTCGTGCTGATGGTCAAGCCGCAGTTCGAGGTGGGCAAGGAGCGCCTCGGCAGCGGTGGCGTCGTGCGCAGCCCCGAACTGCGCGCGGAAGCGGTCCGGACCGTGGCGCGCAAGGCGGGTGAACTCGGGCTCGGCGCCCGGGGCGTCACCGCCAGCCCGCTGCCCGGACCCTCCGGGAATGTCGAGTACTTTCTGTGGCTCCGTGCCGGGGCACCCGAGCTGGACCCGGCCGATGTCGACCGCGCAGTGGCGGAGGGACCCCGTTGA
- a CDS encoding FecCD family ABC transporter permease, translated as MPAEPPPARRAAARAAGLLLAVAVLLLVCVASIAIGAKSIPLDGVWHGLFHSAGTGDDVIVADVRLPRTVLGLLVGCALGLAGAVMQALTRNPLAEPGLLGVNAGAAAAVVSAISFLGVTSLTGYVWFAFLGAAVVSVLVYALGGSRGATPVRLALAGTAMTAALFGYVNAVQLLDSAALDRLRFWTVGSLASADMATVGKVWPFIAAGVLLTLVIARPLNALEMGDETARALGASPARTRVLAMVAITLLCGAATAACGPIVFIGLMVPHLVRSLTGPDMRWVLPYAAVLSPVLLLGSDVVGRIVARPSELQVGIVTALIGGPVFIQLVRRKRMAQL; from the coding sequence ATCCCCGCCGAACCGCCGCCCGCGCGCCGGGCCGCCGCCCGCGCCGCCGGGCTGCTTCTCGCCGTCGCCGTGCTGCTGCTGGTCTGTGTCGCCAGCATCGCGATCGGCGCGAAATCGATTCCCCTCGACGGGGTGTGGCACGGTCTGTTCCACTCCGCCGGCACCGGGGACGATGTGATCGTGGCCGATGTCCGGCTGCCCAGAACCGTCCTCGGACTGCTCGTCGGCTGTGCCCTCGGGCTCGCCGGGGCCGTCATGCAGGCGCTCACCCGCAACCCGCTGGCCGAGCCGGGGCTGCTCGGTGTCAACGCGGGCGCCGCCGCCGCGGTCGTCTCCGCCATCAGCTTTCTCGGTGTCACCTCGCTCACCGGCTATGTGTGGTTCGCCTTCCTGGGCGCGGCGGTCGTCTCCGTCCTCGTCTACGCCCTCGGCGGCAGCCGCGGCGCCACTCCCGTACGGCTCGCGCTGGCCGGTACGGCCATGACGGCCGCGCTGTTCGGGTACGTCAACGCCGTACAGCTGCTGGACTCGGCGGCGCTGGACCGGCTGCGCTTCTGGACCGTCGGGTCGCTCGCCTCGGCCGATATGGCGACCGTGGGGAAGGTGTGGCCCTTCATCGCCGCCGGGGTGCTGCTCACCCTGGTGATCGCCCGTCCGCTGAACGCCCTGGAGATGGGCGACGAGACCGCCCGCGCGCTGGGCGCGAGCCCGGCCCGTACGCGGGTGCTCGCGATGGTGGCCATCACCCTGCTGTGCGGCGCCGCGACGGCGGCCTGTGGGCCGATCGTCTTCATCGGGCTGATGGTGCCGCATCTGGTCCGCTCGCTCACCGGCCCCGACATGCGCTGGGTCCTGCCGTACGCCGCCGTGCTGTCGCCCGTGCTGCTGCTGGGCTCCGACGTGGTCGGCCGGATCGTCGCCCGGCCCTCCGAACTCCAGGTCGGTATCGTCACCGCGCTGATCGGCGGACCCGTGTTCATCCAGCTCGTACGCCGCAAGAGGATGGCCCAGCTGTGA
- a CDS encoding sterol-binding protein, which yields MATKEECRGALDKLSENLARSDGKARTAAGFNRSLSCHITDLDVTFAGRLVDGVIEVAGTEAGPPREKAEIRLAMAGDDLVALVDGQLNFARAWSAGRVRLEAGFRDLLRLRSLL from the coding sequence ATGGCAACGAAGGAGGAGTGCCGCGGCGCACTCGACAAGCTCTCCGAGAACCTGGCGCGGTCGGACGGCAAGGCCCGTACCGCCGCCGGTTTCAACCGTTCGCTCAGCTGCCACATCACCGATCTGGACGTGACGTTCGCCGGGCGGCTGGTGGACGGCGTGATCGAGGTGGCCGGCACGGAGGCCGGACCGCCGCGCGAAAAGGCGGAGATCCGGCTCGCCATGGCGGGGGACGACCTGGTGGCGCTGGTTGACGGCCAGTTGAATTTCGCCCGTGCGTGGAGCGCGGGGCGGGTCAGGCTGGAGGCGGGGTTCCGTGATCTGCTGCGGCTGAGATCGCTGCTCTAG
- a CDS encoding NAD kinase, translating to MTTSVTAPKPAPSDRTVFMVAHTGRPAAIRSAELVVEGLLRNGLGVRVLAMEAADLPLPSSVETVPEAIPDALTGCELLIVLGGDGTLLRGAAFARASGVPMLGVNLGRVGFLAEAERDDLDKVVERVVTRAYEVEERMTIDVVVRSNGDIVHRDWALNEAAVQKVSPERMLEVVLEIDERPVTGFGCDGIVCATPTGSTAYAFSAGGPVVWPDVEALLMVPISAHALFAKPLVTSPTTTLAVEIQPDTPNGVLWCDGRRTIELPPGARVEVRRGATPVRLARLHHASFTDRLVAKFALPVSGWRGRPH from the coding sequence TTGACCACTTCAGTGACCGCACCGAAGCCCGCCCCGTCCGACCGGACCGTCTTCATGGTGGCCCACACCGGCCGGCCCGCGGCGATCCGCAGCGCCGAACTCGTGGTGGAAGGGCTGCTGCGCAACGGCCTCGGCGTACGGGTGCTCGCCATGGAGGCCGCCGATCTGCCGCTGCCGTCCTCCGTCGAGACCGTCCCCGAGGCGATCCCCGACGCGCTCACCGGCTGTGAACTGCTCATCGTGCTCGGCGGTGACGGCACGCTGCTGCGCGGCGCCGCCTTCGCCCGCGCCTCCGGCGTCCCCATGCTCGGTGTCAACCTGGGCAGGGTCGGCTTCCTGGCCGAGGCCGAACGGGACGATCTGGACAAGGTCGTCGAACGTGTCGTCACCCGTGCGTATGAGGTCGAGGAGCGGATGACCATCGATGTCGTCGTCCGCAGCAACGGCGACATCGTCCACCGGGACTGGGCGCTCAACGAGGCCGCCGTACAGAAGGTGTCGCCCGAGCGGATGCTCGAAGTCGTCCTGGAGATCGACGAGCGGCCCGTCACCGGCTTCGGCTGCGACGGCATCGTCTGCGCCACCCCCACCGGCTCGACCGCGTACGCCTTCTCGGCCGGCGGCCCGGTCGTCTGGCCGGACGTCGAGGCCCTGCTGATGGTGCCGATCAGCGCACACGCGCTCTTCGCGAAGCCGCTGGTGACCTCGCCGACCACGACGCTCGCCGTGGAGATCCAGCCGGACACCCCCAACGGCGTCCTGTGGTGCGACGGGCGCCGGACCATCGAGCTGCCGCCCGGCGCGCGCGTGGAGGTACGGCGCGGGGCCACGCCCGTACGGCTCGCGCGGCTGCACCACGCGTCGTTCACCGACCGACTGGTGGCGAAGTTCGCGCTGCCGGTCTCGGGGTGGCGCGGGCGACCGCACTGA